A window from Planctomycetota bacterium encodes these proteins:
- a CDS encoding glycoside hydrolase family 38 C-terminal domain-containing protein → MPSKKTARPPQTFSAHYISGTHWDREWYRPFQEYRLLLAEIVDELLDLMERSNEFKYFHLDGQTCVLRDYVEVRPENEGRLKALMQQGRILVGPWFTMPDLFCPGDEALVRNLLLGRRIAREWGVEPMPVAYTCDMFGHPSQMPQIYRGFGLRHCVLGRGTNEHTTPAFFTWQAPDGSRVFTFKLQDHMGYGAFVGSRQVIENAAPDAKAEEVEAKARESFSRYVSHEIGRTNGRVLCLIDALDHMRPATDAARYLRVLHEACPSVRANHSTLPAFFAEAEAKATNVPVRTGELREPSKTRNGYLWLIPNCVSSRVQIKQANDACQTLLERWVEPLLAIANLGGAAIPERFLRIAWEHVLTNHAHDSICGCSIDQVHRDMMNRFDQARILGEQLRNKAFGALTRGFADLAREPREFTVTIANPVPLRRREVVLFNVDLPLDWPATFTEGFPGWQHIKAFTLHDAAGREVPYQRLAIDPRTLERTRYALPATCGQGEFSRYTVAAELELPGLGFTSLLVRPSPTPVRRIGSLRTGPTAAENEHLAIAVAPHGTLTLTDKATRETYTDLLTFEDRSEIGDGWFHAHSETDEVCLSTACPAQVSVVHDGPEVVTFRVAVTMSVPARFDRAAERRVPERVALDIASLITLRRGARTVEVETHVENAAWDHRLRLLLPTDAAEAKSYLAHHPFDLVERRIAVDPETAAWQEVELAEKPFLGLQAVGAGRRGLAFLSAGGLHEGGVADDARRTMLVTLLRSYRRTVGTPGETDGLELGTLRYRYALMPFAGELPRAEAMSQLACLAGGLLTRQTGPQASGFPPMAGAGRPVQSYVEQARGSLVVSAVKRAEEGNALVLRLWNPASRPQRETLTLWRPVRRASLARMDESVAPGPGLRVRGRAVSLSAGPRQVQTLRIEFR, encoded by the coding sequence ATGCCCTCGAAGAAGACCGCCAGGCCGCCCCAGACCTTCTCCGCCCATTACATCTCCGGCACCCACTGGGACCGCGAGTGGTACCGCCCCTTCCAGGAGTACCGTCTCCTGCTGGCCGAGATCGTGGACGAGTTGCTCGACCTGATGGAGCGGAGCAATGAGTTCAAGTACTTCCACCTCGACGGCCAGACGTGCGTGCTGCGTGACTACGTGGAGGTTCGGCCTGAGAACGAGGGGCGGCTGAAGGCCCTGATGCAGCAAGGGCGCATCCTGGTCGGCCCGTGGTTCACGATGCCCGACCTCTTCTGCCCGGGCGACGAGGCGCTGGTCCGCAACCTCCTGCTCGGGCGCCGCATCGCCCGCGAGTGGGGCGTCGAGCCGATGCCCGTGGCCTACACGTGCGACATGTTCGGCCACCCCTCGCAGATGCCGCAGATCTACCGGGGCTTCGGCCTGCGCCATTGCGTGCTGGGGCGCGGCACCAACGAGCACACGACGCCCGCCTTCTTCACCTGGCAGGCGCCCGACGGCTCGCGGGTCTTCACCTTCAAGCTCCAGGACCACATGGGCTACGGCGCCTTCGTAGGCTCGCGCCAGGTGATCGAAAATGCCGCGCCCGACGCCAAGGCCGAAGAGGTCGAGGCCAAGGCCCGCGAGAGCTTCTCGCGGTACGTGAGCCACGAGATCGGCCGCACCAACGGCCGCGTGCTGTGCCTGATTGATGCGCTGGACCACATGCGCCCGGCCACCGACGCGGCCCGCTACCTGCGCGTGCTGCACGAGGCGTGCCCGAGCGTCCGGGCCAACCACTCCACCCTTCCCGCCTTCTTCGCCGAGGCCGAGGCCAAGGCCACCAACGTCCCCGTCCGCACGGGCGAACTGCGCGAGCCCTCCAAGACCCGCAACGGCTACCTGTGGCTCATCCCCAACTGCGTGTCGAGCCGCGTGCAGATCAAGCAGGCCAACGACGCCTGCCAGACGCTCCTCGAGCGCTGGGTGGAGCCGCTGCTGGCCATCGCCAACCTCGGGGGGGCCGCCATCCCCGAGCGATTCCTGCGCATCGCCTGGGAGCACGTGCTCACCAACCACGCCCACGACAGCATCTGCGGCTGCTCCATTGACCAGGTGCACCGCGACATGATGAACCGCTTCGACCAGGCGCGCATCCTGGGCGAGCAGCTCCGCAACAAGGCGTTCGGCGCGCTCACCCGGGGCTTCGCCGATCTGGCGAGGGAGCCGCGCGAGTTCACCGTGACGATCGCCAACCCCGTCCCCCTGCGCCGCCGCGAGGTCGTCCTCTTCAACGTGGACCTGCCGCTCGACTGGCCCGCCACCTTCACCGAGGGCTTCCCCGGCTGGCAGCACATCAAGGCGTTCACCCTGCACGACGCCGCGGGCCGCGAGGTGCCCTACCAGCGGCTGGCGATTGACCCCCGGACCCTCGAGCGCACGCGCTACGCCCTCCCGGCCACGTGCGGCCAGGGCGAGTTCAGCCGCTACACCGTCGCGGCCGAGCTCGAACTGCCCGGCCTGGGCTTCACCTCGCTCCTCGTCAGGCCATCGCCCACACCCGTCCGCCGCATCGGCTCGCTCCGCACGGGGCCGACCGCCGCCGAGAACGAGCACCTGGCCATCGCCGTCGCCCCCCACGGCACCCTGACCCTCACCGACAAGGCTACACGCGAGACCTACACCGACCTCCTGACGTTCGAAGACCGCAGCGAGATCGGCGACGGCTGGTTCCACGCGCACAGCGAGACCGACGAGGTGTGCCTCTCCACCGCCTGCCCCGCCCAGGTGAGCGTCGTGCACGACGGGCCAGAGGTCGTGACCTTCCGCGTGGCCGTGACGATGAGCGTGCCCGCCCGCTTCGACCGCGCGGCCGAGCGGCGCGTGCCCGAGCGAGTCGCCCTCGACATCGCCAGCCTCATCACCCTGCGCCGCGGGGCGCGCACCGTCGAGGTCGAGACCCACGTCGAAAACGCCGCCTGGGACCATCGCCTGCGCCTCCTCCTGCCCACGGATGCTGCCGAGGCCAAGTCCTACCTCGCCCACCACCCCTTCGACCTGGTGGAGCGGCGCATCGCGGTGGACCCTGAAACGGCGGCCTGGCAGGAGGTCGAGCTGGCCGAGAAGCCGTTCCTGGGCCTCCAGGCGGTGGGCGCCGGCCGGCGCGGCCTCGCCTTCCTCTCCGCGGGGGGCCTCCACGAGGGGGGCGTGGCCGACGACGCCCGCCGCACGATGCTCGTCACCCTCCTGCGGTCCTATCGCCGAACAGTGGGGACGCCCGGCGAGACCGACGGCCTCGAGCTCGGCACGCTGCGCTATCGCTACGCCCTGATGCCCTTCGCCGGCGAGTTGCCCCGCGCGGAGGCCATGTCCCAGCTCGCATGCCTCGCAGGCGGCCTGCTCACCCGTCAGACAGGCCCTCAGGCGTCCGGCTTTCCTCCGATGGCAGGAGCAGGCCGCCCGGTTCAGTCCTACGTCGAGCAGGCCAGGGGGAGTCTCGTGGTCTCCGCCGTCAAGCGCGCGGAGGAGGGGAACGCTCTGGTCCTGCGCCTGTGGAACCCCGCCAGCCGGCCGCAGCGTGAGACGCTCACCCTCTGGCGCCCGGTCCGCAGGGCATCTCTGGCGCGCATGGACGAGAGCGTAGCTCCTGGTCCCGGCCTGCGCGTCCGCGGCCGCGCGGTGAGCCTGTCGGCGGGGCCTCGCCAGGTGCAGACTCTTCGCATCGAGTTCCGGTGA
- a CDS encoding kelch repeat-containing protein, whose product MRTSTLLSWLLLHGVAFAANDWTKVSENAVGPGFSPGLVWSVELKRFVLFCGAVSHHFKGERPYDVMSFDPAARTWRNELPKGAEARGGETGNVRDVEFKSPYFAMADAEGLVRPNRRHLCMWYHYAHAPWDGKVYALICGRVLCYDPRERAWRDMQAPPGPMPLTQHHREGLSWSALCADPVNKELLLFGGCGVLTENGSPGTWVYSPQKNEWRKVEAKAEPPPRALAPMVFDPATRKIVLFGGDGLDTLYADTWVYDCATRAWEERTPPLSPSPRFGHALLRLPKSGKLVLLGGKTYTSSTSYCATLYKPLPFEMWTYDVAANEWRLIRRYDKGGPADSREHSGADSAAVAAASDGDLVLWVGAGTEKGSAHSEWLCQLDASTTDAEGTAKHGVRPGTVEHRTGSFDPEWYTKGLPPPDPAATEAVLRGLKPNTWTPLACPRWPENRQGGGWSTVTLDPDRGQLLHMGGGHSSYFGNDVAHYDIAAGRWTIACRPQFALEYNYDLSGPGLWAFNGAPWGNHNYQAYEYDPTIRRLVYIKGHMTLFYDPATRTWPFAEKFGDLPFHPSKYTNYLCATPQGVVCWAPTRQRQSVTGLWRLKAGKSWEELKTSGEALPMTVCDGSTLAFDSRRSRLLFTATPEKGNEAVGQVWACDLATGAVSKLDPAGRAAIAAKRFAREAVYLPKGDLVMLGYLLEREGKLVVPFYDCAGNRWLAAPMAGADFINAGKAGSSVDLGLAYDAARDVVWATLCNLSRQGALQTVRVDAATLDAAPLE is encoded by the coding sequence ATGCGCACCTCGACACTGCTCTCATGGCTCCTGCTCCATGGCGTGGCGTTCGCCGCGAACGATTGGACCAAGGTCTCCGAGAACGCCGTCGGGCCGGGCTTCTCGCCCGGCCTCGTGTGGTCGGTTGAACTCAAGCGATTCGTGCTCTTCTGCGGCGCCGTGAGCCACCACTTCAAGGGCGAGCGCCCCTACGACGTGATGAGCTTCGACCCCGCCGCCCGCACGTGGCGCAACGAGCTGCCGAAAGGCGCCGAGGCCCGCGGCGGCGAGACGGGCAACGTCAGGGACGTCGAGTTCAAGTCCCCCTACTTCGCCATGGCTGACGCCGAGGGCCTCGTGCGCCCGAACCGCCGACACCTGTGCATGTGGTATCATTACGCCCACGCGCCGTGGGACGGCAAAGTCTATGCCCTCATCTGCGGGCGCGTGCTCTGCTACGACCCCAGGGAGCGCGCGTGGAGGGACATGCAGGCGCCGCCCGGCCCCATGCCCCTCACCCAGCACCATCGCGAGGGCCTGAGCTGGTCGGCCCTGTGCGCCGACCCCGTGAACAAGGAGCTTCTGCTCTTCGGCGGCTGCGGCGTGCTCACCGAGAACGGCTCGCCGGGCACCTGGGTCTATTCGCCCCAGAAGAACGAATGGCGCAAGGTCGAGGCAAAGGCCGAGCCGCCCCCGCGGGCGCTCGCCCCGATGGTCTTCGACCCGGCGACACGGAAGATCGTCCTCTTCGGCGGCGACGGGCTCGACACGCTCTACGCCGACACGTGGGTCTACGACTGCGCCACGCGAGCGTGGGAGGAGCGCACGCCGCCCCTCAGCCCCTCGCCCCGCTTCGGCCACGCGCTCCTGCGCCTCCCCAAGAGCGGCAAGCTCGTCCTCCTCGGCGGGAAGACCTACACGTCGTCCACATCCTACTGCGCCACGCTCTACAAGCCCCTCCCCTTCGAGATGTGGACGTACGACGTTGCCGCGAACGAGTGGAGGCTGATCCGCCGCTACGACAAGGGCGGCCCGGCCGACTCCCGCGAGCACAGCGGCGCCGACAGCGCCGCCGTGGCCGCCGCAAGCGACGGCGACCTCGTGCTCTGGGTAGGCGCGGGCACCGAGAAGGGCAGCGCCCACAGCGAGTGGCTCTGCCAGCTCGACGCCTCGACCACCGACGCCGAGGGCACAGCCAAACACGGCGTCAGGCCAGGGACCGTCGAGCACCGCACCGGCTCCTTTGACCCCGAGTGGTACACGAAGGGCCTGCCCCCGCCCGACCCCGCGGCCACCGAGGCCGTGCTGAGGGGCCTGAAGCCGAACACCTGGACCCCGCTCGCCTGCCCCCGCTGGCCCGAGAATCGCCAGGGCGGCGGCTGGAGCACGGTGACGCTCGACCCCGACCGCGGCCAACTCCTGCACATGGGCGGCGGGCACAGCAGCTACTTCGGCAACGACGTGGCCCACTACGACATCGCGGCCGGCCGCTGGACCATCGCCTGCCGCCCGCAGTTCGCCCTCGAGTACAACTACGACCTCAGCGGCCCGGGGCTCTGGGCCTTCAACGGCGCGCCCTGGGGCAACCACAACTACCAGGCCTATGAGTACGACCCCACAATTCGGCGGCTCGTCTACATCAAGGGCCACATGACCCTCTTCTACGACCCCGCCACGCGCACCTGGCCCTTCGCCGAGAAGTTCGGCGACCTGCCGTTCCACCCCAGCAAGTATACGAACTACCTGTGCGCCACGCCGCAGGGCGTGGTGTGCTGGGCGCCGACGCGGCAACGCCAGTCCGTGACCGGCCTCTGGCGCCTCAAGGCCGGCAAGAGCTGGGAGGAGTTGAAGACCTCGGGCGAGGCCCTGCCCATGACCGTGTGCGACGGCTCGACGCTCGCCTTCGACAGCCGGCGCAGCCGCCTGCTCTTCACCGCCACGCCCGAGAAAGGCAACGAGGCCGTCGGCCAGGTGTGGGCCTGCGACCTCGCCACGGGCGCCGTAAGCAAGCTCGACCCCGCGGGCCGCGCAGCCATCGCGGCCAAACGCTTCGCGCGCGAAGCCGTCTACCTGCCCAAAGGCGACCTCGTGATGCTCGGCTACCTGCTGGAGCGGGAGGGCAAGCTGGTGGTGCCTTTCTACGACTGCGCGGGCAACCGCTGGCTTGCCGCTCCGATGGCAGGCGCCGACTTCATCAACGCCGGCAAGGCCGGCTCCAGCGTGGACCTGGGGCTGGCCTACGACGCCGCGCGCGACGTGGTCTGGGCCACCCTGTGCAATCTGAGCAGGCAGGGCGCGCTCCAGACCGTGCGTGTGGACGCCGCCACGCTCGACGCAGCGCCGCTGGAGTGA
- a CDS encoding response regulator transcription factor has translation MSMPDSSPALTATARILLVDDHPVVRGGVRALLADEPDILVCGEAGTGREAIQLLGTLNPDLVLLDLSLPDMDGIELIKDIRARFPDVRVLVLSLRDEAVYAERALHAGALGFLTKGKPRPEILHAIRKALEGHVYVSQDLADRVIGRGLVGGHPDAVTPAVSELSDRELQVFTAIGQGLGPREIAEKLHLSPRTIETYRAHIRRKLHLDDAAALRHYAVEWMRTQE, from the coding sequence ATGAGCATGCCTGACAGCTCCCCCGCCCTCACCGCCACGGCACGAATCCTCCTGGTGGACGACCACCCCGTGGTGCGAGGCGGCGTGCGCGCGCTGCTGGCCGACGAGCCCGACATCCTTGTGTGCGGCGAAGCAGGCACCGGACGCGAGGCCATCCAACTCCTCGGCACGCTCAACCCAGACCTCGTTCTCCTGGACCTCTCGCTGCCCGACATGGACGGCATCGAACTCATCAAGGACATCCGGGCCCGCTTCCCCGACGTCCGCGTCCTCGTCCTGTCCCTTCGCGACGAGGCCGTCTATGCAGAGCGGGCGCTCCACGCGGGCGCGCTCGGCTTCCTCACCAAGGGGAAGCCGCGCCCCGAGATCCTCCACGCCATCCGCAAGGCGCTGGAGGGGCATGTCTACGTGAGCCAGGACCTCGCGGACCGCGTGATCGGCCGAGGTCTGGTAGGAGGCCACCCCGACGCCGTGACCCCCGCGGTGAGCGAGCTGAGCGATCGCGAGTTGCAGGTCTTCACCGCCATCGGCCAAGGTCTGGGACCACGCGAGATCGCCGAGAAGCTTCACCTAAGCCCAAGAACCATAGAGACTTACCGCGCGCATATCCGCAGGAAGCTGCACCTTGACGACGCGGCGGCCCTGCGCCACTACGCCGTCGAATGGATGCGCACACAGGAATGA
- a CDS encoding ABC transporter ATP-binding protein — MDTAPLHEPFIATRGLTREYRMGPAVVRALADVSLNVQRGEFLAVLGVSGSGKSTLLHLLGGLDSPTAGSVLVNGRDLATFTSYERTVYRRTVVGFVFQSYYLVPSLTAEENVALALTFQGRFGREGRRLADEAIRRVGLVHRAGHRPSQLSGGEQQRVALARAIVHTPPLLLADEPTGNLDSATAREVVSLIQQIHRDLGTTVVMVTHDHEMAGRLADRVVRLRDGRLAEEGAAGA, encoded by the coding sequence ATGGATACCGCGCCCCTGCACGAGCCGTTCATCGCCACGCGCGGGCTCACGCGCGAGTACCGCATGGGGCCGGCCGTGGTCCGGGCACTGGCCGATGTGAGCCTGAACGTGCAGCGGGGCGAGTTCCTCGCCGTCCTGGGCGTCAGCGGCTCCGGCAAGTCCACCCTGCTCCACCTGCTGGGCGGGCTCGACTCGCCCACGGCGGGCAGCGTGCTGGTGAACGGCCGCGACCTGGCCACCTTCACGTCGTATGAGCGCACGGTCTACCGCCGCACGGTGGTCGGCTTCGTCTTCCAGTCCTACTATCTCGTGCCGAGCCTGACGGCGGAGGAGAATGTGGCCCTGGCGCTGACGTTCCAGGGCAGGTTCGGGCGCGAGGGCCGGCGGCTGGCGGACGAGGCGATCCGGCGCGTGGGCCTGGTGCACCGCGCCGGCCACCGCCCCAGCCAGCTCAGCGGCGGCGAGCAGCAACGGGTCGCGCTCGCCCGCGCCATCGTGCACACCCCGCCGCTGCTGCTGGCCGACGAGCCGACGGGCAACCTCGACAGTGCGACGGCGCGGGAGGTGGTGTCGCTCATCCAGCAGATTCACCGCGACCTGGGCACGACCGTGGTGATGGTGACCCACGACCACGAGATGGCCGGGCGCCTGGCCGACCGCGTGGTGCGGCTGCGCGACGGGCGCCTCGCTGAGGAAGGAGCCGCCGGCGCATGA
- a CDS encoding ATPase, T2SS/T4P/T4SS family, with the protein MESTDRQREIARQWGLEFTDLATCTLDGALIREVANRLPDGFFPRHKAIPLVRRAGDLHIAGANPLDLEAIEEIHFLTQMRVVYSIADERLVVQALERFLSAKPPQEAAQPMPPPQAAKPEKPPRPQPAHLVETVIREALQSGAPEVLLQPEATRIRVRHRVNGLLTDAGELPAESAPQVAAHLKALAGIASGDPQVPHDGRGSVVHGSDHYELHVSTIPGLHGERVLLRLKRLIPQPPELRGIGLPDKTLRQLEGLLAARSGLFIIAGPRASGRTTTLYAVVQHLNTPERDVVTVEDTVRMRLPGVTQVHVAPNGHASAAQPSPTAAACLRALLAQGPDVIMVRQLRDRETAELAAQAALTGHLLLSSAHARDAAGAVPALLRLGLAPLLLSSSLVGVLAQRLVRALCPSCREPCQIPVEAITRLKLPSLPGFLDAVAYRARPGGCAACNGQGYVGHVPLFELLVVSDEIRRLILESPTPDLIAQAACKEGMVPLRSDAGLKVINGITSADEALNAVRC; encoded by the coding sequence GTGGAGTCCACTGACAGACAGCGCGAGATCGCCAGGCAATGGGGGCTGGAGTTCACCGACCTCGCGACCTGCACCCTCGATGGCGCCCTCATCCGCGAGGTCGCCAACCGCCTGCCCGACGGCTTCTTTCCGAGGCACAAGGCCATTCCGCTCGTCCGACGCGCCGGCGACCTGCACATCGCCGGGGCCAATCCGCTGGATCTCGAGGCGATCGAGGAGATTCACTTTCTCACCCAGATGCGGGTGGTCTACTCGATCGCCGACGAAAGGCTCGTGGTTCAGGCCCTCGAACGCTTCCTGTCCGCCAAGCCGCCGCAGGAGGCGGCCCAACCAATGCCCCCGCCGCAGGCCGCCAAGCCCGAGAAGCCGCCGCGGCCGCAGCCTGCGCACCTGGTGGAGACGGTGATTCGAGAGGCCCTCCAGAGCGGCGCCCCGGAGGTGCTGCTCCAGCCCGAGGCCACCCGAATTCGTGTGCGGCATCGCGTGAATGGCCTCCTGACAGATGCGGGCGAGCTGCCCGCCGAGAGCGCCCCCCAGGTCGCGGCGCACCTCAAGGCGCTGGCCGGCATCGCCTCCGGCGACCCGCAAGTGCCGCACGACGGGCGCGGCTCCGTGGTCCACGGCTCCGATCACTACGAGTTGCACGTCTCGACCATCCCCGGGCTGCATGGCGAGCGGGTCCTTCTCCGCCTCAAGAGGCTCATCCCCCAGCCGCCTGAGCTCCGCGGCATCGGCCTGCCCGACAAGACCCTGCGCCAGCTCGAGGGGCTTCTGGCAGCCCGCTCCGGCCTCTTCATCATCGCCGGACCGCGGGCCTCCGGCAGGACCACCACGCTCTACGCAGTAGTTCAGCACCTCAACACCCCCGAACGCGATGTCGTGACGGTCGAGGACACGGTCCGCATGCGGCTCCCTGGGGTCACACAGGTCCATGTGGCGCCCAACGGCCACGCGTCTGCGGCGCAACCCTCGCCCACGGCGGCGGCCTGCCTGCGCGCCCTTCTGGCGCAAGGGCCCGACGTGATCATGGTTCGCCAACTGCGGGATCGCGAAACGGCGGAGCTCGCGGCGCAGGCGGCGCTCACCGGCCATCTGCTCCTGAGCAGCGCCCACGCGCGCGATGCGGCTGGGGCCGTGCCCGCCCTCCTTCGCCTGGGTCTCGCCCCGCTGCTGCTCTCGTCGTCGCTGGTCGGCGTGCTGGCCCAGCGCCTCGTGCGCGCGCTGTGTCCATCCTGCCGCGAGCCCTGCCAAATCCCTGTCGAGGCGATCACGCGCCTCAAACTCCCCAGCCTCCCGGGCTTTCTCGACGCGGTGGCCTATCGCGCCCGTCCCGGAGGCTGCGCCGCCTGCAACGGCCAGGGCTACGTCGGCCACGTGCCGCTGTTCGAACTCCTGGTGGTGAGCGACGAGATTCGCCGCCTCATCCTCGAGAGTCCGACACCCGACCTGATCGCCCAGGCCGCATGCAAGGAGGGCATGGTCCCGCTTCGGTCCGATGCTGGCCTGAAGGTCATCAACGGCATCACGTCTGCCGATGAGGCGTTGAACGCCGTGCGCTGCTGA
- a CDS encoding PAS domain S-box protein — MIRVLLVEDNPGDARIVQHMLEAAERTVFIPHSVPTLAAAQEHLKRDGADVVLLDLELPDSAGLSTFSALQRAAPGTPVVVLTGLDDADAGLTAVRRGAHDYLVKGQVGADVLERSLRYAVARGRADEALRATAERLQALIHASPAAIVALDSEARVSLWSPAAERLFGWTESEVTGKRAPIVPEDDQEFAHLLYAPLRGQTIVGAEVRADRRDGPPLDVSLSVAPIRDAENNTAGIMGVLLDLSERKRLEAEVVEIAEEERRRLGRDLHDSLGQHLTGILYAMAALGNRLASAGHPEADAVANAVSLLEKAVAEVRTLSRGLCPSLGGPGDLARAIDSFAATVHMLHGIACRSQCDPEMTVGDDLAATHLYRIVQEAVTNAIRHGRATEVMIRLFSRGTRGLLSVEDNGSGIPDDWHQRSGLGLRIMTYRARMLGGTLRIARAPGGGTLVSCQFPLTHPRSTGDASHEHA; from the coding sequence ATGATCCGCGTCCTTCTCGTCGAAGACAACCCCGGTGATGCACGGATCGTCCAACACATGCTCGAGGCGGCGGAGCGCACCGTCTTCATCCCCCACAGCGTGCCCACCCTGGCGGCGGCCCAAGAACACCTGAAGCGCGATGGGGCCGACGTCGTGCTGCTCGACCTCGAACTGCCGGACAGCGCCGGCCTGTCCACCTTCTCGGCCCTTCAGCGCGCGGCGCCCGGGACCCCGGTAGTGGTGCTCACGGGCCTCGACGACGCCGACGCGGGCCTCACGGCGGTGCGCCGGGGCGCGCACGACTACCTCGTCAAGGGGCAGGTCGGGGCCGACGTCCTCGAGCGCTCGCTGCGCTATGCCGTGGCCCGCGGACGGGCCGACGAGGCGCTGCGCGCGACGGCCGAGCGCCTCCAGGCCCTCATCCACGCATCGCCAGCCGCCATCGTCGCACTCGATTCGGAGGCACGCGTGTCCCTATGGAGCCCCGCCGCAGAACGGCTCTTCGGCTGGACCGAGAGCGAGGTGACCGGGAAGCGCGCGCCAATCGTGCCAGAGGACGATCAGGAGTTCGCCCACCTGCTCTACGCCCCACTCCGGGGCCAGACCATCGTCGGGGCCGAGGTGCGCGCCGACCGGCGGGATGGCCCCCCCCTCGACGTGAGCCTCTCGGTCGCCCCCATACGCGACGCCGAGAATAACACCGCGGGCATCATGGGCGTGCTGCTCGACCTGTCGGAGCGCAAGCGCCTCGAGGCCGAGGTCGTCGAGATTGCCGAAGAAGAACGCCGCCGCCTCGGCCGCGACCTCCACGACTCGCTCGGCCAGCACCTCACGGGCATCCTCTACGCGATGGCCGCCCTGGGGAACCGGCTCGCCTCGGCAGGCCACCCCGAGGCCGACGCCGTGGCCAACGCGGTGTCGCTCCTCGAGAAGGCAGTGGCCGAGGTGCGCACCCTTTCCCGGGGGCTCTGCCCCTCTCTGGGAGGCCCCGGCGACTTGGCGAGGGCCATCGACTCCTTTGCCGCCACCGTGCACATGCTCCACGGCATCGCCTGTCGCTCCCAGTGCGACCCAGAGATGACCGTCGGCGACGACCTGGCCGCCACCCATCTCTACCGTATCGTGCAGGAGGCCGTGACCAATGCCATCCGGCATGGCAGAGCTACGGAGGTGATGATTCGCCTATTTTCCCGCGGGACACGCGGCCTGCTGTCGGTCGAGGACAACGGGAGCGGAATCCCGGACGACTGGCACCAGCGTTCGGGCCTGGGGCTCCGCATCATGACATACCGAGCCCGCATGCTGGGCGGAACGCTCAGGATCGCCCGAGCGCCGGGGGGCGGCACCCTGGTAAGCTGCCAGTTCCCCCTCACCCACCCACGAAGCACAGGAGACGCATCCCATGAGCATGCCTGA
- a CDS encoding ABC transporter permease: MRTWRIILLAIGSLRRTPLRVGLTALGVAIGSSALVSMVAFALGVQRQAETPFRALGLVNVIRVSPKRDKDAGRGPALDDAALQRIEALPGVEAAYPDFRVRGLKIALGDKTTTAVAIGLPRDVPLPGTAGDLLVAGEYFTPGTRPEIILGTQVARDLGLDTPQGAIGATLRLETSGLAPAEAAKTFTFERKDLAVTVVGVYDLPNLMAGKMSGAVLLPVDLMRQIPGVESGSLLDRLKLGADPTQPGYPEVTVRVRRHTDVAPVDKAIQAMGFRTRTLLSRLEDMRTFFLFMDVLLAAVGAVALLVAGLGIINTLLISVLERYQEIGICKAIGASDGDVFVLFLTEAGAIGLIGGLCGLALGRAVCWGLEAAINSYARAEGITAYLEVFAFPLWLVTATVLFSAGISVLAGVYPAVRAARTDPIRALRRE; the protein is encoded by the coding sequence ATGAGAACCTGGCGGATCATCCTCCTGGCGATCGGCAGCCTGCGCCGCACGCCGCTGCGCGTGGGCCTCACGGCGCTGGGCGTGGCCATCGGCAGCAGCGCGCTCGTCTCGATGGTCGCCTTCGCCCTCGGCGTCCAGCGGCAGGCGGAGACGCCCTTCCGCGCCCTGGGCCTCGTCAACGTCATCCGCGTGTCGCCCAAGAGGGACAAGGATGCCGGCCGCGGGCCGGCGCTCGACGATGCGGCCCTCCAGCGCATCGAGGCCCTGCCCGGCGTGGAGGCGGCCTATCCCGACTTCCGCGTGCGCGGGCTGAAGATCGCCCTCGGCGACAAGACGACGACCGCGGTGGCCATCGGCCTGCCGCGCGACGTGCCGCTGCCCGGCACAGCGGGCGACCTGCTGGTTGCGGGCGAGTACTTCACCCCGGGCACGAGGCCCGAAATCATCCTGGGCACGCAGGTCGCCCGCGACCTGGGGCTGGACACGCCGCAGGGCGCCATCGGCGCGACCCTGCGGCTCGAGACCTCGGGCCTTGCGCCCGCCGAGGCTGCCAAGACCTTCACCTTCGAGCGCAAGGACCTCGCGGTCACCGTCGTCGGCGTCTACGATCTGCCCAACCTCATGGCGGGCAAGATGAGCGGCGCCGTGCTGCTGCCGGTGGACCTGATGCGCCAGATCCCCGGCGTCGAGTCGGGCTCGTTGCTCGACCGCCTGAAGCTTGGGGCGGATCCCACGCAGCCCGGCTATCCGGAGGTCACGGTGCGCGTCCGCCGCCACACGGATGTGGCCCCCGTGGACAAGGCGATCCAGGCGATGGGCTTCCGCACCCGCACGCTGCTGAGCCGGCTGGAGGATATGCGGACGTTCTTCCTGTTCATGGATGTGTTGCTGGCGGCGGTGGGCGCGGTGGCCCTGCTCGTGGCCGGGCTGGGCATCATCAACACACTGCTCATCTCGGTGCTGGAGCGTTACCAGGAGATCGGCATCTGCAAGGCCATCGGCGCGTCGGATGGGGACGTGTTCGTGCTCTTCCTCACGGAGGCGGGGGCGATTGGCCTGATCGGCGGGCTCTGCGGGCTGGCGCTCGGGCGGGCCGTGTGCTGGGGCCTCGAGGCGGCCATCAACTCCTACGCGCGCGCGGAGGGCATCACGGCGTACCTCGAGGTGTTCGCCTTCCCGCTGTGGCTGGTGACGGCTACGGTGTTGTTCTCGGCGGGGATCAGCGTGCTGGCCGGCGTGTACCCCGCGGTGCGCGCGGCGCGCACCGACCCCATTCGCGCCCTGCGGCGCGAGTGA